Proteins from one Gimesia maris genomic window:
- a CDS encoding Maf family protein — protein MYLSRIILGSRSPRRNELLSQLLPETQIEIVPPADPEEPGFESLHGLDAIQQQLISICTAKNEDVFKQMQAAGNDSVPILTADTIVVVKRESVGLVVLGQPPATSDWQETVRDWFLNDYAGQTHQVLTGVCLRVNQRIMIQTAETQVTFYDQAYIRARLDWYLSTQESRGKAGGYAIQGAGSIFVNRIEGSLSNVVGLPLETVFEMLNHSQTV, from the coding sequence ATGTATTTGTCTCGAATCATTCTGGGATCCCGTTCGCCTCGCCGAAATGAACTGCTCTCACAGCTTCTGCCGGAGACTCAGATTGAAATTGTACCACCTGCCGATCCGGAGGAACCCGGGTTTGAATCGCTGCACGGACTGGATGCGATCCAACAGCAGCTGATTTCCATCTGTACTGCTAAAAATGAGGATGTCTTTAAACAGATGCAGGCTGCCGGGAATGATTCAGTCCCAATCTTAACTGCAGATACGATTGTGGTCGTCAAACGGGAATCTGTGGGTCTGGTTGTGTTGGGACAGCCTCCAGCCACGTCAGACTGGCAGGAGACCGTGCGAGACTGGTTTCTGAATGACTATGCAGGGCAAACTCATCAGGTACTGACGGGGGTTTGCCTGAGAGTCAATCAGCGAATTATGATACAGACTGCAGAAACACAGGTGACTTTTTACGATCAGGCGTATATACGCGCACGGCTGGACTGGTATCTTTCGACACAGGAATCACGCGGTAAGGCAGGGGGGTATGCGATTCAGGGAGCGGGGAGTATTTTTGTGAACCGCATTGAAGGCAGCCTGTCGAATGTTGTAGGATTGCCGCTGGAAACTGTGTTCGAGATGTTGAATCATTCACAAACCGTATAA
- a CDS encoding zinc ribbon domain-containing protein: MEEDWESEYDADYPDESEFDEETSTIVCPHCGADVYEEAPACPVCGEYISVDTHPFSERPRWWVSLGIVGVIATILALIFLM; encoded by the coding sequence ATGGAGGAAGACTGGGAATCAGAATATGATGCAGATTACCCTGACGAGTCGGAATTCGATGAGGAAACGTCAACCATAGTCTGCCCCCACTGCGGAGCAGACGTTTATGAAGAGGCGCCTGCCTGTCCGGTTTGTGGAGAGTATATCAGCGTGGATACTCATCCTTTCAGCGAGCGTCCCCGCTGGTGGGTCTCACTGGGAATCGTGGGAGTCATTGCTACCATTCTTGCCCTCATTTTTCTCATGTAA
- a CDS encoding DUF1559 domain-containing protein encodes MQPRSKSALVQRTGFTLIELLVVIAIIAILIALLLPAVQQAREAARRSTCKNNVKQMGLALHNYHETHRCFPPGWTQPSTSSSCQPSSVSTGGCLPGWGWGTMLLPFIDRANMYNALNVKSTQLVVTPSKESKTTIPLFRCPSDNGSQLNSDRGGHATSNYKTIYGSRGTGTSINTSPHNAAAGNGSFWSNSDTRIRDLTDGASNTVLIGETARGRVGSINYNGGIWVGYYDNGKTASVVWKTENHPSSLINGTLAWAFSSQHTGGAHFLLGDGGVRFLSENIDGTTYENLGKISDGNVIGEF; translated from the coding sequence ATGCAGCCTCGGAGCAAATCCGCGTTGGTTCAGAGAACCGGCTTTACACTGATTGAACTACTTGTGGTGATCGCAATTATCGCCATCCTGATTGCTTTATTGCTACCGGCCGTCCAACAGGCACGGGAAGCCGCCCGCCGCAGTACCTGCAAGAACAACGTGAAACAGATGGGACTGGCGCTGCACAACTACCATGAAACGCATCGCTGTTTCCCTCCAGGCTGGACGCAACCTTCGACTTCCTCTTCCTGTCAGCCCAGTTCTGTGAGCACCGGAGGCTGTCTTCCCGGCTGGGGTTGGGGAACCATGCTGCTGCCCTTCATCGATCGAGCCAATATGTATAACGCCTTGAATGTGAAAAGCACTCAACTGGTCGTCACTCCTTCCAAAGAATCCAAAACCACGATCCCGCTGTTTCGCTGTCCCTCCGATAATGGCAGTCAGTTGAATTCGGACCGAGGTGGCCACGCGACTTCCAACTATAAAACCATCTATGGCAGTCGCGGAACTGGCACATCGATTAATACGAGCCCACATAATGCAGCTGCTGGAAACGGTTCATTCTGGTCGAACAGTGACACACGAATCCGTGATCTCACAGACGGTGCCAGCAATACCGTGCTGATTGGCGAAACCGCAAGGGGACGCGTGGGATCAATCAACTACAATGGAGGCATCTGGGTGGGCTATTACGATAACGGCAAAACCGCGTCCGTCGTATGGAAGACGGAAAACCATCCATCTTCCCTCATCAACGGCACTTTGGCCTGGGCATTCAGCAGTCAGCATACCGGTGGTGCCCACTTCCTGTTAGGCGATGGTGGCGTCCGGTTTCTCAGTGAGAATATTGATGGAACAACGTATGAAAATCTGGGAAAAATCAGCGACGGAAATGTGATCGGCGAATTTTAA
- the hslU gene encoding ATP-dependent protease ATPase subunit HslU yields the protein MQELTPRQIVAELDKHIVGQDDAKRAVAIALRNRWRWQQLPDELRNEITPKNIIMIGPTGVGKTEITRRLAKLINAPFIKVEATKYTEVGYYGRDVESMVRDLVDSAKNLVREKKRVEVVDKAKVRVEERLLDLLIPRPEWEASYSESTEEGKEENASERYERTRDKFRKMLSQGALEEKEVEISIDAKSSPVQVFSNMGMDQMDVDLQGMFERIMPQQSKHRKMSVKEARGVLLEQEVEGLMDKDAIAEEAVQLAERSGIVFIDELDKICTSEEGGNRGGDVSRQGVQRDLLPIVEGTTVQTRSGSVKTDYMLFIAAGAFHRTKPSDLMPELQGRFPIRVELQELTRDDFLRILTEPTSSITMQYQALLETEGVKIKFEQDGLEELAKIAFDVNQTTQNIGARRLHTILERLLEEVSFEAPDLKTKKIVIDVPYVQQKLHSIVEDEDLSKFIL from the coding sequence GTGCAAGAGTTAACACCTCGACAGATCGTCGCGGAACTGGATAAACACATCGTGGGTCAGGATGACGCGAAACGCGCTGTCGCCATCGCGCTGCGAAACCGCTGGCGCTGGCAGCAGCTTCCCGATGAACTGCGGAACGAAATTACGCCTAAAAATATTATCATGATCGGTCCGACGGGTGTTGGTAAAACCGAAATTACGCGACGCCTGGCAAAGTTGATCAATGCTCCCTTCATCAAGGTCGAAGCGACCAAATATACCGAAGTGGGTTATTACGGACGCGATGTGGAAAGCATGGTTCGCGATCTGGTTGACTCGGCAAAAAATCTGGTTCGTGAAAAGAAACGCGTGGAGGTTGTAGATAAAGCCAAAGTCCGTGTGGAAGAACGCCTGCTGGACCTGTTGATTCCCCGGCCGGAATGGGAAGCGTCCTACAGTGAATCTACCGAAGAAGGCAAGGAAGAAAACGCATCGGAACGCTACGAACGAACCCGCGACAAGTTTCGCAAAATGCTGAGCCAGGGAGCACTGGAAGAGAAAGAGGTCGAAATCTCGATCGACGCGAAAAGCTCTCCCGTGCAGGTCTTTTCCAATATGGGCATGGACCAGATGGACGTCGATCTGCAGGGCATGTTTGAACGCATCATGCCTCAACAGAGCAAGCATCGAAAAATGTCCGTGAAAGAAGCACGCGGAGTGCTGCTGGAACAGGAGGTCGAAGGCTTGATGGATAAAGATGCGATCGCCGAAGAAGCCGTGCAACTGGCGGAACGCAGCGGGATCGTCTTTATCGATGAACTCGACAAGATCTGTACTTCAGAAGAAGGCGGCAATCGAGGCGGTGATGTCAGCCGCCAGGGTGTGCAGCGCGACTTGCTGCCCATCGTCGAAGGAACCACTGTGCAGACTCGCAGCGGGTCTGTAAAAACAGACTACATGCTGTTTATCGCAGCCGGTGCCTTTCATCGTACGAAACCTTCCGATCTGATGCCCGAACTGCAGGGACGTTTTCCGATTCGAGTGGAACTGCAGGAACTGACTCGCGATGATTTTCTCAGAATTCTGACCGAGCCCACCAGTTCAATCACGATGCAGTATCAGGCTCTGCTGGAAACCGAAGGCGTGAAGATCAAATTCGAACAGGATGGTCTGGAAGAGCTGGCAAAAATTGCCTTTGATGTGAATCAGACCACGCAGAATATTGGTGCCCGTCGTCTGCATACAATTCTGGAACGTCTGCTGGAAGAAGTCAGTTTTGAAGCGCCCGATCTCAAAACGAAAAAAATTGTGATCGATGTGCCTTATGTTCAACAGAAACTGCATTCTATCGTGGAAGATGAAGATCTCAGTAAGTTCATCCTTTAA
- the hslV gene encoding ATP-dependent protease subunit HslV, with product MGSKDNKKWRSTTILTVRHNGQVAIGGDGQVTHGDTVMKSDTRKIRKILDGQVVCGFAGSTADAFSLLERFEVKARDYPGNMPRAATELARDWRTDRVLRKLEALIIVVNDEHSLLITGQGDVVVPSDGIIGIGSGGNYATAAARALVGHSQLSAAEIVKTSLGIASDIDIYTNNNIIVEELQCKS from the coding sequence ATGGGTTCCAAAGATAATAAGAAATGGCGTTCCACAACGATATTAACAGTGCGTCATAACGGTCAGGTCGCCATCGGCGGAGATGGACAGGTGACTCACGGCGACACGGTGATGAAAAGCGATACCCGCAAGATTCGTAAGATTCTCGACGGGCAGGTTGTCTGTGGTTTTGCCGGTTCGACCGCCGATGCGTTTTCACTACTGGAACGCTTCGAAGTCAAAGCCCGGGACTATCCGGGTAATATGCCCCGGGCGGCAACCGAACTGGCACGCGACTGGCGAACCGATCGCGTCTTGCGAAAACTGGAAGCCTTGATCATCGTCGTGAATGACGAACACAGCCTGCTGATTACCGGTCAGGGGGATGTGGTGGTGCCCTCGGATGGAATCATCGGCATCGGTTCAGGAGGCAATTACGCGACCGCAGCAGCCCGGGCGCTGGTCGGACATTCCCAACTGTCGGCTGCGGAAATTGTAAAAACTTCGCTGGGAATCGCATCAGACATCGATATCTATACGAATAATAATATCATCGTGGAGGAGCTGCAGTGCAAGAGTTAA
- a CDS encoding YciI family protein, protein MAKYLISFPSAAMIIPDGDLEAVGRDAHAVIEEAKAVGVYVFAGGIDEAVPPVLVSADGTFAAGGYPWAPPLNGGFTVLDLPSREEAVAWAARIAKACRCD, encoded by the coding sequence ATGGCGAAATACCTGATCTCATTTCCAAGCGCAGCGATGATAATACCCGATGGTGATCTGGAGGCGGTTGGTCGCGACGCACACGCGGTAATTGAGGAAGCGAAAGCCGTCGGCGTCTATGTCTTCGCCGGTGGTATCGACGAAGCGGTCCCGCCGGTGCTTGTCTCTGCTGATGGAACATTCGCCGCAGGAGGATACCCGTGGGCGCCTCCACTCAATGGTGGCTTCACGGTACTCGACCTACCATCGCGCGAGGAGGCCGTCGCGTGGGCCGCGCGCATCGCGAAAGCCTGCCGATGTGATTAG
- a CDS encoding HD domain-containing protein gives MSERISKISDFLLQLDALKSINRRSYINGGERLENSAEHSWHLAMACWAFAELFQEEYDISKLIKLALLHDLGEIEAGDTFLYSTNRSDAHIEERKCVEKIALHPGNPIGNIIGLWEEQEAGESKEAKLLKVIDRLLPFLHNITSEGRSWQDNGIHKDQVLKMHQFIEDENYEIYVWFISKVEYAVEQGWLNGS, from the coding sequence TTGTCCGAGAGGATCTCAAAGATTTCTGATTTTTTACTTCAATTAGATGCTTTGAAGTCTATAAATCGCCGCTCCTACATCAATGGCGGAGAGCGACTGGAAAATTCGGCTGAGCATTCATGGCATTTAGCTATGGCCTGCTGGGCGTTTGCAGAATTGTTTCAGGAAGAATATGACATTTCGAAGCTCATCAAGCTTGCGTTGCTCCATGATCTTGGTGAAATCGAAGCGGGAGACACTTTTCTTTACAGTACCAATAGAAGTGATGCACATATCGAAGAACGCAAATGTGTAGAAAAAATAGCTTTGCACCCAGGAAATCCTATAGGAAATATCATTGGACTTTGGGAAGAGCAAGAGGCAGGAGAGAGTAAGGAAGCGAAACTCTTAAAAGTTATTGATCGCTTGTTGCCCTTTCTTCACAACATCACCAGCGAAGGTCGATCATGGCAGGATAACGGAATACACAAGGATCAAGTGTTGAAAATGCATCAATTTATCGAGGATGAAAATTACGAAATATATGTCTGGTTTATTTCAAAGGTAGAATATGCTGTTGAGCAAGGGTGGCTGAATGGTTCCTGA
- a CDS encoding DUF1501 domain-containing protein, whose translation MSILPQSLFSRRELLKKSAVGFGNLALLSMLNDEAQASKSKDPLAPKEPHFTPRAKRVIFLFMKGGPSHMDTFDYKPQLQKYDGKPLPFDKPRVQFAPTGNLLKSPWKFKQYGESGIHVSELFPNVAECVDDLCIINSLHGTNAAHGGALLKLHTGSDAFVRPSMGSWVTYGLGTENQNLPGFITICPTLAHGGVKNWSSAFLPAPYQGTPLGNAAVAAKQAQIEYIKNDFLTRKIQRKQVDFLNDLNRMHQEETGPNQILNDRIGSFELAFRMQEEVPEIQDISGETEATMKMYGLDEEQTADFGRQCLMARRFAERGVRFIQVSHSDQKVQWDQHGNLLEGHGKNAKEVDKPIAGLLKDLKQRGLLKDTLVIWGGEFGRTPTAQGKNGRDHNPEGFTMWLAGGGVKSGIKYGATDEFGYYAAKDKMHIHDFHATLLHLLGMDHEKLTYRYAGRDFRLTDVAGHVAHGILA comes from the coding sequence ATGAGTATCCTACCTCAATCATTATTTTCCCGCCGGGAACTGCTGAAAAAATCAGCCGTCGGTTTCGGGAACCTCGCCTTACTCTCCATGTTGAATGACGAAGCCCAGGCTTCGAAATCAAAAGATCCCCTCGCCCCGAAAGAACCCCATTTCACGCCACGGGCCAAACGGGTCATCTTTCTGTTCATGAAGGGGGGGCCCTCCCACATGGATACGTTCGATTATAAGCCGCAACTGCAGAAGTATGATGGTAAACCACTCCCCTTTGATAAGCCCCGGGTGCAGTTTGCCCCGACCGGTAACCTGTTAAAATCACCATGGAAGTTCAAACAGTACGGCGAGAGTGGTATTCACGTCAGCGAACTGTTCCCCAATGTGGCGGAATGCGTGGACGATCTGTGTATCATCAACTCGCTGCATGGAACCAACGCGGCCCATGGAGGCGCGTTACTCAAACTGCATACCGGCAGCGATGCCTTTGTACGACCCAGTATGGGATCGTGGGTAACTTATGGACTGGGGACTGAAAACCAGAATCTCCCCGGCTTCATTACCATCTGCCCGACACTGGCACACGGCGGAGTGAAAAACTGGAGTTCCGCATTTCTGCCGGCTCCCTACCAGGGAACGCCGCTGGGGAATGCTGCCGTCGCCGCTAAGCAGGCACAGATTGAATATATCAAAAACGATTTTCTTACCCGCAAAATACAGCGCAAACAGGTCGATTTTCTCAACGATCTGAACCGCATGCATCAGGAAGAAACCGGCCCCAACCAGATTCTGAATGACCGCATCGGCTCATTCGAACTTGCATTCCGCATGCAGGAAGAAGTTCCCGAAATCCAGGATATCTCCGGCGAAACCGAAGCCACCATGAAAATGTATGGTCTCGATGAAGAGCAGACTGCTGACTTCGGCCGCCAGTGCCTGATGGCCCGTCGCTTTGCGGAACGGGGCGTGCGTTTTATTCAGGTTTCACACAGTGACCAGAAAGTGCAGTGGGATCAACATGGCAACCTGCTGGAAGGTCACGGCAAAAACGCGAAAGAAGTTGATAAGCCGATCGCCGGGTTATTGAAAGACCTCAAACAGCGTGGCCTGTTGAAAGATACCCTGGTCATCTGGGGAGGGGAGTTCGGTCGGACTCCGACAGCCCAGGGGAAAAATGGACGCGATCACAATCCGGAAGGCTTCACCATGTGGCTTGCTGGTGGCGGCGTGAAATCCGGAATCAAATATGGCGCCACTGATGAGTTCGGTTACTATGCCGCCAAAGATAAAATGCATATCCACGATTTCCATGCCACTCTATTGCACCTCCTCGGAATGGACCACGAAAAACTGACGTACCGATACGCGGGCCGTGACTTCCGCCTGACCGATGTGGCCGGCCATGTGGCCCATGGAATTCTCGCGTAA
- a CDS encoding PSD1 and planctomycete cytochrome C domain-containing protein, whose translation MSARLRDCFCTFVKQGSCGVLIVLAAVSVSPLQAAEKEPDQQQIQFFEAKIRPLLIKHCYDCHGEDTQESDLRVDTFKGIAQGGKAGSLIVPGKPEQSLLITAVKYQSNDLQMPPDEKMSKEEIADLTNWVKMGAPYPNADLSLLRDPSDKGKYDLEKEREFWSFQTVKKPALPEVKQKSWVKNPIDQFILQQLEQAGLTPARPADKRTLIRRTTFDLTGLPPTPQEIENFLNDSSPDAFEKVVDRLLASPHYGEHWGRHWLDVARYADSNGLDENVAYGTAWKYRDYVVNALNKDKPYDLFLKEQLAGDLLEPAKDVVERNERLTATGFLLLGPKVLAEVDKTKMEMDIIDEQINTIGVSLMGMTLGCARCHDHKFDPISANDYYGLAGILKSTKIMESYKTIGRWNENSLATEAELKVQADWDQKIKAEEDQIAALVKSENERLQTEGGKEFKLPKKPEASYSKEVQAKLKALRDQVASLKKERPEVPTAMGAAERETTDVPIHIRGSHLTLGETVPRHVPVVLSQQPQNPFPEKQSGRLKLAEWLTSREHPLTSRVIANRVWRWHFGKGIVATPDNFGKLGAKPTNQPLLDWMAVTLMEEGWSLKELHRLILLSNTWQMSSEFNAQAAAVDPGNRLMWRVDVRRLDAESIRDSILSVSDGLDPALGGSLLNVGNREFVFNHESKDGVTYDFNRRSIYLPVIRNHLYGMFMLFDYSDASVLNGDRSATTVAPQALFLLNSELVEEASHRMAESILHQTALSPEQKIQELFLKSFGRPPTEMEVSKSLHFLEELEKELQAEETDSEKRITRSWQVLCQSIFASSEFIYLR comes from the coding sequence ATGTCTGCTCGTTTACGAGATTGTTTCTGTACTTTCGTAAAACAGGGTTCATGCGGAGTATTAATCGTTCTCGCTGCTGTGAGTGTCTCTCCACTTCAGGCTGCCGAGAAGGAACCCGACCAGCAACAGATCCAGTTTTTTGAAGCAAAAATCCGTCCCCTGTTGATCAAGCACTGCTATGACTGTCATGGCGAAGATACTCAGGAATCGGATTTGCGCGTTGATACATTCAAAGGTATTGCCCAGGGAGGCAAAGCGGGTTCACTGATCGTTCCCGGCAAACCGGAACAGAGTCTGTTGATCACGGCCGTCAAGTATCAGTCCAACGATCTGCAGATGCCTCCCGACGAAAAAATGAGTAAAGAGGAAATTGCAGACCTGACGAACTGGGTCAAAATGGGAGCGCCCTATCCCAATGCCGATTTAAGTCTGTTGCGTGACCCCAGCGACAAGGGCAAATACGATCTGGAGAAAGAACGCGAATTCTGGTCGTTCCAGACAGTGAAAAAACCGGCGCTGCCTGAAGTCAAACAGAAGTCGTGGGTCAAAAATCCGATTGATCAGTTTATTCTGCAGCAGTTGGAGCAGGCGGGATTGACACCAGCCCGTCCTGCAGACAAACGCACGTTGATTCGGCGGACCACTTTTGATCTGACCGGGCTGCCTCCGACGCCCCAGGAAATCGAAAACTTTCTGAACGACTCCTCTCCCGACGCCTTCGAAAAAGTGGTGGATCGTCTGCTGGCTTCACCCCATTACGGCGAACACTGGGGGCGCCACTGGCTGGACGTCGCCCGCTATGCCGATTCCAATGGTCTGGACGAGAATGTGGCGTATGGGACCGCATGGAAATATCGCGACTATGTCGTGAATGCGTTGAATAAAGACAAGCCTTACGATCTATTCCTCAAAGAGCAGCTCGCCGGTGATTTGCTGGAGCCAGCGAAAGATGTTGTCGAACGCAATGAGCGTTTGACAGCCACCGGTTTCCTGTTATTAGGTCCGAAAGTTCTAGCCGAAGTCGATAAAACCAAAATGGAAATGGACATCATCGACGAGCAGATCAATACGATTGGCGTCTCGCTGATGGGCATGACACTCGGCTGTGCCCGTTGCCATGATCACAAATTCGATCCAATTTCAGCGAACGATTATTATGGTCTGGCGGGGATCTTGAAAAGCACCAAAATCATGGAGAGTTACAAGACAATTGGCCGCTGGAACGAAAACTCGCTCGCGACAGAAGCGGAACTGAAAGTACAGGCAGACTGGGATCAGAAGATCAAGGCAGAAGAAGATCAAATTGCCGCGCTGGTCAAATCAGAAAATGAACGGCTCCAGACAGAGGGGGGCAAAGAATTTAAACTGCCCAAGAAGCCGGAAGCCTCTTATTCCAAAGAGGTCCAGGCAAAATTGAAAGCGCTGCGCGACCAGGTTGCATCACTGAAAAAAGAACGGCCTGAAGTTCCCACAGCAATGGGAGCAGCCGAACGGGAGACCACCGACGTTCCCATCCATATTCGTGGCAGTCATCTGACGCTGGGGGAAACTGTGCCCCGCCATGTCCCTGTTGTTCTGAGTCAGCAGCCACAGAATCCGTTTCCTGAAAAACAGAGTGGTCGTCTGAAGTTAGCAGAATGGCTCACCAGCAGAGAGCATCCTTTAACCTCACGCGTGATCGCGAACCGGGTCTGGCGCTGGCACTTTGGCAAGGGAATTGTCGCTACCCCGGATAACTTCGGAAAACTGGGAGCCAAACCAACCAATCAGCCTCTACTGGATTGGATGGCTGTTACACTGATGGAGGAAGGCTGGTCCCTGAAGGAACTGCATCGTCTGATTCTGCTCTCCAACACCTGGCAGATGAGCAGCGAATTCAATGCACAGGCGGCTGCCGTCGATCCGGGTAACAGGTTGATGTGGCGTGTTGATGTGCGACGCCTGGATGCCGAATCGATTCGCGACTCCATTCTGTCCGTCAGTGATGGCCTCGATCCCGCTCTGGGGGGATCTCTACTAAATGTGGGGAACCGTGAGTTTGTCTTCAATCACGAATCAAAAGATGGCGTCACATACGATTTTAATCGGCGTTCCATCTATCTGCCTGTGATCCGCAATCACCTGTATGGGATGTTTATGCTGTTTGATTATTCTGACGCCAGTGTATTAAACGGCGATCGTTCCGCGACGACTGTCGCGCCACAGGCACTGTTTCTGTTGAACAGCGAACTGGTAGAAGAAGCATCGCACCGCATGGCAGAAAGCATTTTACACCAGACGGCATTATCGCCCGAACAGAAGATTCAGGAACTGTTCCTGAAGTCCTTTGGACGACCTCCGACGGAAATGGAAGTCAGCAAGTCTCTGCACTTCCTGGAGGAACTGGAAAAAGAACTGCAGGCAGAAGAGACTGATTCCGAGAAACGAATCACCCGCAGCTGGCAGGTGCTCTGTCAGTCGATTTTTGCATCGAGCGAATTTATCTATCTCCGGTAA
- a CDS encoding aminotransferase class V-fold PLP-dependent enzyme, with protein sequence MLDQSTRDQDFPSLGERVYLNTAAEGIPPLSVGNAFQQYFQDKLLGMDGRKLHETQWDAAKELLAQMYGLSSEEVSICSCSSEAFNLAYQALQLKTGDEIIVSDLDFPASYTYGLQQSCPATVKVWKSRDWELHLEDLKSLLSEKTRVVSISLVSFFNGYKIPLQDVIQTIRANSSALIALDVTQALGRIPLDLTDIDLIVSSTHKWILASHGGGLVGVPSAKARDWTVPAGGWFNLKDAFGDQRFEGAESLPGAASFTVGMPNYPAVYAIRAALDYITSTGVDEINRAATPLVEACLAGLKETSVELISPRSTEHLAGIIAFRHPDAERIYQHLHSKQIHPMYHAGRIRVALHGYNTMENVETFLSELNHALAKSFVGN encoded by the coding sequence ATGCTAGATCAGTCAACGCGAGACCAGGACTTTCCCAGTTTGGGGGAACGCGTCTACTTAAATACGGCGGCAGAAGGTATTCCTCCGTTATCTGTCGGGAATGCATTTCAGCAGTATTTTCAGGATAAACTGCTGGGCATGGATGGCAGAAAGTTGCATGAAACGCAGTGGGATGCAGCAAAAGAACTGCTGGCTCAGATGTACGGTTTGAGTTCTGAAGAAGTCAGCATCTGCTCCTGCAGCTCAGAGGCCTTCAATCTTGCTTACCAGGCACTGCAGCTGAAAACGGGTGATGAAATCATTGTCAGCGATCTGGATTTTCCTGCCAGTTATACTTATGGACTACAGCAGAGCTGTCCGGCGACCGTGAAGGTCTGGAAGTCTCGCGACTGGGAGCTGCACCTCGAAGATCTGAAATCGCTGCTCAGCGAAAAAACCAGGGTCGTCAGTATTTCGCTGGTCAGTTTTTTCAATGGATATAAAATTCCCCTGCAGGATGTGATTCAGACCATTCGTGCGAACTCTTCTGCGTTGATTGCGCTGGACGTGACCCAGGCTTTGGGCCGGATCCCGCTCGATCTGACAGACATCGATTTAATCGTCAGCAGTACTCACAAGTGGATTCTCGCATCGCATGGCGGCGGACTGGTCGGAGTTCCTTCCGCCAAAGCCCGGGATTGGACGGTTCCTGCAGGCGGCTGGTTCAATCTGAAAGATGCCTTCGGCGATCAGCGTTTCGAAGGGGCAGAAAGTCTGCCGGGCGCTGCCAGCTTTACCGTGGGCATGCCCAATTATCCCGCCGTCTATGCTATCAGGGCAGCGCTGGATTACATTACTTCGACGGGCGTCGATGAGATCAATCGGGCAGCGACACCACTGGTAGAAGCTTGTCTCGCAGGGCTGAAAGAAACCTCCGTTGAATTGATCTCGCCCCGCAGTACTGAGCATCTGGCAGGGATTATTGCCTTTCGACACCCCGATGCTGAACGTATTTATCAGCATCTGCACAGTAAACAGATTCACCCCATGTACCACGCCGGACGCATCCGCGTGGCCTTGCATGGTTATAATACGATGGAAAATGTAGAGACGTTCCTGAGTGAATTAAATCACGCACTCGCGAAGAGTTTTGTTGGAAATTAG
- a CDS encoding IclR family transcriptional regulator has product MSKTLERTESRLSYRVPALEKGLEVLELLSGISQPLTLTDIAERLGRTKQELFRVMACLNEQGYLIRDANQGYRMSTKLFELGAKHASTEALIARATPHMESLTNELNESCHLNLVVRNKMLVIARVDCDADVSLAVRIGASFKLHERNSGHVALAFHTADQRQKYWEQSDQPAGQIKKWESEFASIRQSGFRTMESTLIVGVQDTATPILGADGRLLAVLCVSHILRVGEADESARISSAMLECSQAISSEFGPTMISQLDAPAHGVKST; this is encoded by the coding sequence ATGAGTAAAACATTAGAGCGAACCGAATCAAGATTATCATACCGGGTACCGGCTCTGGAAAAGGGTCTGGAAGTGCTGGAACTCCTGTCGGGGATCTCTCAGCCACTCACTTTAACGGATATTGCAGAGCGACTGGGACGCACCAAACAGGAGCTGTTCCGGGTCATGGCCTGTCTGAATGAGCAGGGCTACCTGATCCGGGATGCCAATCAGGGTTACCGCATGAGTACCAAGCTGTTTGAGCTGGGGGCGAAACATGCCAGCACCGAAGCTTTGATTGCCCGGGCCACGCCTCACATGGAATCATTGACAAATGAACTGAATGAATCCTGTCATTTGAATCTGGTTGTTCGCAATAAGATGCTGGTGATCGCCCGTGTGGACTGTGATGCCGATGTTTCCCTGGCAGTCCGCATCGGTGCCAGCTTCAAATTACACGAACGCAACAGCGGCCATGTTGCGCTGGCGTTTCATACCGCTGATCAGCGTCAGAAATACTGGGAGCAGTCAGATCAGCCGGCAGGGCAGATCAAAAAGTGGGAAAGCGAGTTTGCCAGCATCAGGCAGTCCGGTTTCCGCACGATGGAAAGTACGCTGATTGTCGGCGTTCAGGATACCGCGACACCAATACTCGGCGCGGATGGCAGACTGCTGGCGGTCTTATGTGTTTCCCATATTCTGCGAGTGGGCGAAGCGGATGAAAGCGCCCGTATTTCTTCTGCCATGCTGGAGTGTTCACAGGCAATATCCAGTGAGTTCGGGCCGACCATGATCAGTCAACTGGATGCCCCTGCCCATGGCGTCAAATCAACATAA